From the Deinococcus arcticus genome, one window contains:
- a CDS encoding type II toxin-antitoxin system RelE/ParE family toxin: protein MSRDLFWVGSSKKDLREMPEEVIREFGFVLRAVQNGGQHSSIKVWKGEAGVYEIRISNSDSTFRTVYLVNLSTGIYVLHAFQKKSSTGIKTSQLDKDMVAARFSKAKQIHEELLAEKDKSNEVRKVAKKKGR, encoded by the coding sequence TTGAGCCGCGATCTGTTCTGGGTTGGATCCAGCAAAAAGGATCTGCGGGAAATGCCGGAGGAGGTGATTCGTGAGTTTGGCTTCGTCTTACGGGCTGTCCAAAATGGCGGTCAGCATTCCTCTATCAAGGTTTGGAAGGGCGAGGCTGGTGTATACGAAATCCGTATCAGCAACTCCGATTCAACGTTTCGTACCGTATACCTAGTCAATCTATCTACCGGAATTTATGTGCTACACGCTTTTCAGAAAAAATCGTCTACAGGAATAAAAACATCCCAGTTAGACAAGGACATGGTTGCGGCACGTTTTTCTAAGGCGAAGCAAATACATGAAGAGTTGTTAGCAGAAAAAGACAAGTCAAATGAAGTGCGAAAAGTAGCAAAGAAAAAGGGTAGATAA
- a CDS encoding helix-turn-helix domain-containing protein: MKKGASSEIEFEKSSGNIFADLGLDNPGESLIQADLALAIAREVRERAWTQAQAAAVMGVSQSDVSNIVRGKLKGFSIERLTRLLGFLDCEVEVVVRSRHADVQFEVSTSTENVLRRSPPNIPFIPPIPVQVIVDPCPPLPKVRNG, encoded by the coding sequence ATGAAAAAAGGCGCTAGCAGCGAAATTGAGTTCGAGAAGAGCAGTGGAAACATCTTTGCCGACTTGGGCTTGGATAATCCAGGTGAGAGTCTCATACAAGCTGATCTGGCTCTGGCTATCGCCCGTGAAGTGCGTGAAAGGGCGTGGACTCAGGCACAAGCCGCCGCCGTTATGGGCGTGTCTCAGTCTGATGTCTCTAATATTGTGCGCGGCAAATTAAAGGGCTTCTCCATTGAGCGGCTCACGCGACTGCTGGGGTTCCTGGACTGCGAAGTCGAAGTGGTCGTGAGGTCCAGACACGCTGACGTTCAGTTCGAAGTTTCCACCTCTACAGAGAATGTGCTGAGGCGCTCCCCTCCAAACATCCCCTTCATACCGCCCATTCCAGTTCAGGTCATTGTGGACCCCTGCCCGCCGCTCCCTAAAGTCCGGAACGGCTAA
- a CDS encoding Eco57I restriction-modification methylase domain-containing protein, protein MSATQLQHVRVHGLGLTDDFLLQLSDRAQTAKVEGATPVSYDLPPRTSLEEAIRDAWADARKAWLKYTAHGTDTWAGWIRPLLKALDYSFPGGGATGGKYAVNHLSETGDVPLHFTKQPDLDRVTDETGLRVSPHGLMQGYLNAMPEHLWGLVTNGETLRLLRDNAQVTRPAYVEFQIGEMLRTEDARAFRVLWLLLHRTRLRGGKAGVLEKWNEASKALGQRANDTLRDGVQLAIEHLGTGFLQHNPSLLERTRSGEVTAQDLYRAALTTVYQMVFLFVTEDRDLLFARDEQGEYVPDAQTRARAAHYLTQSLRQKAGALHGNPTHIDAYVGWERLLDHLRTGFPSLGLPALGSLLFQTNLLSGLKLGNEAFYNAVRALSEISVNGSLRPVNYAGLDSEELGSIYESLLELVPRIEPGPRFSLTVLPGNERKSTGSYYTPSSLIGLLLDSALDPVIDDAVRDKLPQDAMAALKGLKVIDPACGSGHFLIAAARRIGVRLAELEEETSQPSPRALRRATRTVIAHCIYGADINPMAIELAKVALWLESQDAGKPLAFLDHRLRVGNSLLGITEEGMQVEEVLKDTSRTRTTDKETVVRLLGLTDEAFSVLEGDEKKTVADLKKRNKQERKALAPAAGNQPTLLGASSLGIKLGALNRIEPNTLQDVQAQASTFQAIEVDTERLRRKALADAWCAAFVLPKVPGAPAMTTADLYRLQAGEALPALRQAVTETARQYRFLHPHIEFPDVFGDQGKGGFDCVLGNPPWEQVQLDPQEFFAATHPDVANAANMAAREQLIAELEDTDPTAFKTYLDAKRELEGVQHFLHSSGRYPTTSFGRLNTAPLFSELATQWVNGKGAMGIIVPTGIATDSFNQYFFNALVDSRRLISLFDFENREALFPGVHRSFKFCTLTVGGEQRTTDAAQFSFFALQPSDVQDSEKRFELSPIDIALLNPNTRTTPVFRSRKDAELTKAIYQRIPILFREATTRVENGEEVIVPEENPWGIKFMLMFMMNTGSRIFRTAKQLEAEGWALDGNRYRQGERRMLPLYEAKLMHQFDHRYATYTDSGDTRDLTSAEKADPTCLPLPRYWVAEGEVEDRLIQRDKNGRVVWAWPRDWLMGWRDIARSTDERTFIGAIYPRRAAGDTFLQMFPSCSVAQIPGLLGTLNSFAHDFAVRQKVGGTHLKYNVTRQFPVLPPSAFTPLLLAFITPRVLELTYTAHDLRGFARDLGYAGGPFTWEDERRFWLRAELDALYFILYGIKQDEVEYIMETFPIVKRKDVAAHRSYRTKQAILSVFDELSALGLDYLHKYRSRVPGGQVAGGWVP, encoded by the coding sequence ATGAGCGCCACACAACTCCAGCACGTCCGCGTGCACGGCCTGGGCCTCACCGACGACTTCCTGCTGCAACTCTCCGACCGGGCGCAAACCGCCAAGGTGGAGGGCGCGACGCCGGTCAGCTATGACCTCCCGCCCCGCACCAGCCTCGAGGAAGCCATTCGGGACGCCTGGGCCGACGCGCGCAAGGCGTGGCTGAAATACACGGCGCACGGGACCGATACCTGGGCCGGGTGGATCCGGCCGCTGCTCAAGGCCCTGGACTACTCGTTCCCAGGAGGTGGGGCCACCGGTGGAAAATACGCCGTGAATCACCTCAGCGAGACGGGGGACGTGCCGCTGCACTTTACAAAGCAGCCCGACCTCGACCGGGTGACCGACGAAACCGGCTTGCGTGTCAGTCCACACGGCCTGATGCAGGGCTACCTGAACGCTATGCCCGAGCACCTCTGGGGACTGGTGACGAACGGGGAGACGCTGCGCCTCCTGCGGGACAACGCGCAGGTCACGCGACCGGCGTACGTGGAGTTCCAGATCGGGGAGATGCTGCGCACCGAGGACGCCCGCGCCTTCCGCGTGCTGTGGCTGCTGCTGCACCGCACCCGGTTGCGCGGCGGCAAAGCCGGCGTGCTGGAGAAGTGGAACGAGGCCAGCAAGGCGCTTGGGCAGCGGGCGAACGACACCCTGCGCGACGGGGTGCAACTCGCCATTGAGCATTTGGGCACCGGCTTCCTGCAGCACAACCCGAGCCTCTTGGAGCGCACCCGAAGTGGTGAGGTGACGGCGCAGGACCTCTACCGCGCAGCGCTCACCACCGTGTACCAGATGGTGTTCCTGTTCGTGACGGAGGACCGCGACCTGCTCTTCGCCCGGGACGAGCAAGGGGAGTACGTTCCCGACGCGCAGACCCGCGCCCGCGCCGCGCACTACCTGACCCAGTCCCTGCGGCAGAAGGCCGGCGCATTGCATGGCAACCCCACGCACATCGACGCCTACGTGGGCTGGGAACGGCTGCTGGACCACCTGCGGACCGGGTTTCCTTCCTTGGGCCTCCCCGCACTGGGGAGCCTGCTGTTCCAGACCAATCTCCTGAGCGGTCTGAAACTGGGCAACGAAGCTTTCTACAACGCCGTGCGCGCCCTGAGCGAGATCAGTGTGAACGGCAGTCTCCGTCCTGTGAACTACGCCGGACTGGACTCTGAGGAGCTCGGGAGCATCTACGAGAGCCTGCTCGAACTGGTGCCGCGCATCGAACCCGGCCCACGCTTTTCCCTGACCGTGCTGCCTGGCAACGAACGCAAGAGTACCGGCAGTTACTACACGCCCAGCAGCCTGATTGGTCTCTTGCTCGATAGCGCCCTGGATCCTGTGATCGACGACGCCGTGCGGGACAAGCTGCCGCAAGACGCCATGGCCGCCCTGAAAGGCCTGAAGGTCATTGACCCGGCCTGCGGCAGCGGGCACTTCCTGATCGCTGCCGCGCGCCGGATCGGGGTCCGGCTTGCGGAACTGGAGGAAGAAACCTCTCAGCCCAGCCCCCGCGCCCTGCGCCGCGCCACCCGCACGGTCATCGCGCACTGCATTTACGGTGCGGACATCAACCCCATGGCCATTGAACTGGCCAAAGTGGCCTTATGGCTGGAAAGCCAGGACGCCGGGAAACCTCTGGCGTTCCTAGACCACCGTCTGAGGGTCGGCAACAGCCTGCTGGGCATCACAGAAGAGGGCATGCAGGTTGAGGAGGTGCTGAAGGATACCTCCAGGACCCGTACCACTGACAAGGAAACGGTCGTCAGGCTGCTGGGCCTGACCGACGAGGCTTTCAGTGTGCTGGAAGGCGACGAGAAAAAGACGGTAGCCGACTTGAAAAAGCGAAACAAGCAGGAGCGCAAGGCCCTGGCCCCTGCCGCTGGCAACCAGCCCACGCTGCTGGGAGCGTCTAGCCTGGGCATCAAGCTGGGGGCCCTGAACCGCATTGAGCCCAACACGTTGCAGGACGTGCAGGCCCAGGCCAGCACCTTTCAGGCCATCGAAGTCGATACCGAGCGCCTGCGGCGTAAGGCGCTGGCTGACGCGTGGTGTGCGGCCTTTGTCTTGCCAAAAGTGCCGGGTGCCCCCGCCATGACCACTGCTGACCTGTACCGCCTCCAAGCGGGTGAAGCGCTGCCTGCGCTGCGGCAGGCTGTGACTGAAACGGCCCGTCAGTACCGCTTTCTGCATCCACACATTGAATTCCCCGATGTGTTCGGGGATCAGGGGAAAGGGGGCTTTGACTGCGTGTTGGGCAACCCGCCGTGGGAGCAAGTGCAGCTTGACCCGCAGGAATTCTTCGCGGCAACACACCCAGATGTGGCAAACGCCGCTAATATGGCCGCTCGCGAACAGCTCATTGCTGAACTGGAAGATACCGACCCAACTGCCTTCAAAACCTACCTTGATGCCAAGCGCGAGCTTGAAGGCGTGCAGCACTTTCTTCACAGCTCGGGACGTTATCCCACGACCAGCTTTGGACGCCTGAATACCGCTCCGCTGTTCTCGGAGCTCGCAACGCAGTGGGTCAATGGTAAGGGCGCGATGGGCATTATTGTGCCGACCGGAATTGCCACTGATTCCTTCAACCAATATTTCTTCAATGCGCTGGTGGATTCGCGACGGCTTATCAGCCTCTTTGACTTCGAGAACCGAGAAGCGTTGTTTCCCGGCGTTCACCGTTCTTTCAAGTTCTGCACCTTAACTGTGGGCGGCGAGCAGCGCACCACAGACGCGGCGCAATTTTCCTTCTTCGCCTTGCAGCCCAGCGACGTGCAAGACTCAGAAAAGCGTTTTGAACTTTCGCCCATCGACATCGCGCTGTTGAATCCCAATACCCGCACCACGCCGGTCTTCCGGAGTCGTAAGGACGCTGAGCTCACTAAAGCGATATACCAGCGCATTCCTATTCTGTTCCGCGAGGCGACCACCCGCGTAGAGAATGGCGAAGAAGTCATCGTCCCGGAGGAAAACCCGTGGGGCATCAAGTTCATGCTTATGTTCATGATGAATACAGGCTCACGCATCTTTAGAACAGCGAAGCAACTTGAAGCCGAAGGCTGGGCCCTGGACGGCAACCGCTACCGCCAGGGCGAACGCCGCATGCTGCCTCTGTACGAAGCGAAACTGATGCACCAGTTTGACCACCGCTATGCCACCTACACAGACAGCGGCGACACGCGCGACCTGACCAGTGCGGAAAAGGCTGATCCCACTTGCCTGCCCCTGCCGAGGTACTGGGTGGCGGAAGGAGAGGTGGAAGACCGGCTGATTCAGCGCGATAAGAATGGGCGTGTGGTCTGGGCGTGGCCCCGCGACTGGCTGATGGGATGGCGTGATATTGCACGCAGCACGGATGAAAGAACGTTCATTGGTGCGATCTATCCGAGGCGAGCAGCAGGCGACACGTTCCTGCAAATGTTTCCGTCTTGTTCAGTTGCACAGATTCCGGGGTTGCTCGGAACGCTGAACTCTTTCGCTCATGATTTTGCTGTAAGGCAAAAAGTCGGCGGTACGCACCTGAAGTACAACGTAACCCGTCAGTTCCCCGTTCTTCCCCCCTCCGCCTTCACTCCCCTTCTCCTGGCCTTCATCACGCCTCGGGTATTGGAACTCACGTACACCGCGCATGACCTGAGAGGCTTTGCCCGCGACCTGGGCTATGCGGGCGGCCCCTTCACCTGGGAGGACGAACGCCGCTTCTGGCTACGCGCCGAACTGGACGCGCTGTACTTCATCCTCTATGGGATCAAGCAAGACGAAGTGGAGTACATCATGGAGACGTTCCCCATCGTCAAGCGCAAAGATGTGGCCGCTCACAGGTCGTACCGCACGAAGCAGGCAATCCTATCGGTCTTCGACGAACTGAGCGCGCTCGGACTGGATTACCTGCATAAGTACCGCAGCCGCGTGCCAGGTGGGCAGGTGGCCGGGGGATGGGTGCCATGA
- a CDS encoding DEAD/DEAH box helicase: MAFDIGSMVRARGRDWVVLPDSSADFLLLKPLGGSDAEITGVYAGDGGEEVTSAAFAPPSPTAFGTASGARLLLNAARLAVRSGAGPFRSLGRLGVEPRPYQLVPLLMALRQSPARLLIADDVGIGKTVEAALIARELLDRGEIDRLTVLCPPHLAEQWVEELRVKFGIDAVAVLPGTARRLERGCNPGQSVFDRYKFTVVSLDLVKSDRWRQEFLQGAPDFVIVDEAHASAEGEGMGAKRHQRYRLLEDLARNPDRHLLLVTATPHSGKEDAFRSLLRLLNPDFATLPLDLSGAQNERARATLARHLVQRGRKDISDYLREDTPFPTRRDAELKYTLHPEYAALFEDVLAYARESVHVPGEAQSRTRIRWWAALGLLRALASSPQAAAATLRERAGTEGETDEAVIERLGRELVFDPEESAEGTLDITPGAQVDAEQSETTRRLLALADRADLLAGAKDRKLALLTAQVQELVKAGLAPIVFCRFIATAEAVAEHLKGVLKGVEVAAVTGRLTPDERVVRVDELAQAEKRVLVATDCLSEGINLQQAFSAVVHYDLPWNPTRLDQREGRVDRYGQASKEVRVLTLYGEDNRIDTLILDVLVRKHRLIRATLGTSVPAPDEAESLLDVLLTRVLNADRREAIQPSLFEDVQAFDLKWRDAAESEKKSRSRFAQNSIRPEEVAGELAAVREALGDAHAAQDFVLDALRGAGVSVTPRLDGSFDADPAQADVRPEFRDFLRGARRFRFDARTERGVTPLARNHPLVEQLASTVLGQALETAETAAAKRVGVIRSSQVSTQTTLLLLRHRFHLTGRKGNRTWQTLAEELDLMAYAGRADNPSWLSAEQARALLTLTPEGNLDPVQKEDRLTRAITDLGGMDDVLMGRARDRAAALLDAHERVRGAAKGQGVTYTVEPPGPPDLLGVYVFLPMPRLVGLA, encoded by the coding sequence ATGGCATTCGATATCGGTTCGATGGTGCGTGCCCGCGGGCGCGACTGGGTGGTGCTGCCCGACAGCAGCGCGGACTTCCTGCTGCTCAAGCCGCTTGGCGGCAGTGACGCGGAAATCACCGGCGTGTACGCCGGCGACGGGGGAGAAGAGGTCACGTCCGCCGCGTTTGCCCCGCCCAGCCCAACAGCGTTTGGGACGGCGAGCGGCGCGCGGCTGCTGCTGAACGCTGCTCGCCTCGCGGTGCGCAGTGGAGCGGGCCCCTTCCGGTCCCTGGGGCGATTGGGCGTGGAGCCCCGCCCGTACCAGCTCGTGCCTCTGTTGATGGCCCTGCGGCAGAGCCCGGCGCGGCTCCTGATCGCCGACGACGTAGGGATCGGCAAGACCGTCGAAGCGGCCCTGATCGCCCGTGAGCTGCTGGACCGCGGCGAGATCGACCGGCTGACGGTCCTGTGCCCCCCGCACCTCGCGGAGCAGTGGGTCGAAGAACTCCGCGTGAAGTTCGGCATTGACGCCGTGGCCGTGCTGCCTGGCACCGCCCGGCGCCTGGAGCGCGGCTGCAACCCGGGGCAGAGCGTCTTTGACCGCTACAAGTTCACGGTCGTCAGTCTGGACCTTGTGAAGAGTGACCGCTGGCGGCAGGAGTTCCTGCAGGGCGCGCCGGACTTCGTGATCGTGGATGAGGCGCACGCCAGCGCGGAAGGCGAGGGAATGGGCGCCAAGCGGCACCAGCGTTACCGCCTGCTCGAAGACCTGGCGAGGAACCCAGACCGGCACCTGCTGCTCGTGACCGCCACGCCGCACAGCGGCAAAGAAGACGCTTTCCGCAGCCTGCTCAGGCTCCTGAATCCGGATTTCGCGACGCTGCCGCTTGACCTCAGTGGCGCGCAGAACGAACGGGCCCGCGCCACGCTCGCCCGGCATCTCGTGCAGCGCGGGCGCAAGGACATCAGCGACTACCTGCGGGAGGACACGCCGTTCCCCACCCGGCGTGACGCGGAACTCAAGTACACCCTGCACCCGGAGTACGCCGCCCTGTTCGAGGATGTCCTTGCGTACGCGCGGGAGAGCGTGCACGTGCCTGGGGAAGCGCAGAGCCGCACCCGCATCCGCTGGTGGGCCGCACTGGGCCTGCTGCGCGCCCTGGCGAGCAGTCCACAGGCGGCCGCAGCCACTCTGCGCGAGCGCGCCGGGACGGAAGGCGAGACCGACGAAGCTGTGATCGAGCGCCTGGGCCGGGAACTCGTCTTCGACCCGGAGGAGAGCGCTGAAGGCACGCTGGACATCACGCCAGGGGCGCAGGTGGACGCCGAACAGAGCGAGACCACCCGGCGTCTACTGGCTCTTGCGGACCGTGCGGACCTGCTGGCCGGCGCCAAGGACCGCAAGCTCGCCCTGCTCACCGCGCAGGTCCAGGAACTGGTGAAGGCTGGCCTGGCCCCCATCGTCTTCTGCCGGTTCATCGCCACCGCCGAAGCGGTCGCTGAGCATCTCAAAGGCGTACTGAAAGGCGTGGAGGTCGCGGCTGTGACGGGCCGCCTCACGCCCGACGAGCGGGTGGTGCGTGTGGACGAACTCGCCCAGGCGGAAAAACGCGTTCTGGTGGCCACCGACTGCCTGTCGGAAGGCATCAACCTGCAGCAGGCGTTCAGCGCTGTCGTGCACTACGACCTGCCGTGGAACCCGACGCGTCTCGACCAGCGCGAAGGTCGTGTGGACCGCTATGGACAGGCGTCCAAAGAAGTGCGGGTTCTGACCCTGTACGGCGAAGACAACCGCATCGACACCCTGATCCTCGACGTGCTCGTCCGCAAGCACCGCCTCATCCGCGCCACGCTGGGCACCAGCGTGCCTGCCCCGGACGAGGCGGAGAGCCTGCTGGACGTGCTGCTCACCCGCGTGCTGAACGCCGACCGGCGCGAAGCCATACAGCCGTCCCTTTTCGAGGACGTGCAGGCCTTCGACCTGAAGTGGCGCGACGCTGCTGAGAGCGAGAAGAAATCCCGCAGCCGCTTTGCACAGAACAGCATCCGCCCGGAAGAAGTGGCGGGGGAACTCGCCGCCGTACGCGAAGCCCTGGGGGACGCGCATGCCGCCCAGGACTTCGTGCTCGACGCCCTGAGAGGCGCAGGGGTCAGCGTGACTCCACGCCTGGACGGCAGCTTCGACGCGGATCCCGCGCAGGCGGACGTGCGCCCGGAGTTCCGCGACTTCCTGCGGGGCGCGCGTCGCTTCCGTTTTGACGCCCGCACGGAACGGGGCGTGACGCCGCTGGCCCGCAACCATCCGTTGGTCGAGCAACTCGCCAGCACGGTCCTCGGGCAGGCGCTGGAGACCGCCGAGACCGCCGCCGCCAAACGCGTCGGTGTGATCCGTAGCTCACAGGTGAGCACGCAGACCACGTTGCTGCTCCTGCGCCACCGCTTCCACCTCACCGGCCGTAAAGGAAACCGCACCTGGCAGACCCTGGCCGAAGAGCTCGACCTGATGGCCTACGCGGGCCGCGCGGACAACCCAAGCTGGCTGAGTGCTGAGCAGGCCCGCGCCCTGCTGACCCTCACGCCGGAAGGGAACCTTGACCCCGTGCAAAAAGAAGACCGGCTGACCCGGGCCATCACCGACCTGGGCGGCATGGATGACGTGCTGATGGGCCGCGCCCGTGACCGTGCGGCGGCGCTGCTCGACGCCCACGAACGTGTGCGCGGGGCCGCCAAAGGCCAGGGCGTCACCTACACCGTGGAGCCCCCAGGGCCCCCAGACCTGCTTGGCGTTTACGTGTTCCTGCCCATGCCCAGACTCGTGGGGCTGGCATGA
- a CDS encoding Piwi domain-containing protein: protein MSDLNLSGDAHHCSALSMAEVRQLVQLPGLWQPFVTSLEPLEVDGKVIEGQRLRFGRGFGRDVTEVHKRGILTPPPLPVRLLVVPPELEDLPANQQLRQELLAHLLPREVVLRHPDASEGLRKHLNRRESDDTLYSFWSAGDYRKLGLEPFDLVKGLHKYESTNGRLLAPEELDGVAAEADRAGRQLIGLVILSQTMRREERDALFGQLGRLGVSKLLPISREMLNRPRSEYMAWVNVAVKLAQKAGAIPWDVVNLPGITERTFFVGVDLGHDHREGKSVPAFSLHEFRGRPVNCVTLRKRVGNERLSLGELKEGFSKLLRGKRPDQVVVHRDGRFLDGEVDDFMIALNDLGIPCVTLLAVKKSNLSMVADAEEGTVLALDSRRCLLVTNTQSVVARPTELEVMHSDRADLSTLTEQVFWLTRVFMNNAQHAGGDPSTVEWANGIARTGKRVPLAGWRA, encoded by the coding sequence TTGAGCGACTTGAATCTCTCCGGCGATGCACACCACTGCTCAGCCTTGAGCATGGCTGAAGTACGGCAACTTGTCCAACTTCCGGGCTTGTGGCAACCGTTCGTCACCTCATTAGAGCCGCTGGAGGTCGACGGGAAAGTAATCGAAGGGCAACGCTTGCGATTCGGTCGTGGCTTTGGGCGTGATGTCACTGAAGTACATAAGCGGGGCATTCTTACGCCACCGCCCCTCCCAGTGCGGCTTCTGGTAGTGCCTCCAGAACTGGAAGACCTGCCTGCGAATCAACAGCTTCGACAGGAGTTGTTGGCGCATCTGTTGCCCCGCGAGGTGGTCCTCCGGCACCCAGATGCTTCTGAAGGTCTGAGAAAGCACTTGAATCGCCGGGAATCGGATGACACGCTTTACTCCTTCTGGAGCGCTGGAGATTACCGAAAGCTGGGGTTGGAGCCGTTTGACCTCGTCAAAGGCTTGCACAAGTATGAATCGACGAACGGTCGATTACTGGCTCCAGAGGAGCTTGATGGAGTTGCGGCCGAGGCGGACAGGGCAGGCCGTCAATTGATTGGATTGGTGATCCTCTCACAAACCATGAGGCGCGAGGAACGGGACGCTCTGTTCGGACAACTTGGCCGGCTGGGTGTGAGCAAGTTGCTGCCGATCAGCCGTGAGATGCTGAACCGGCCCCGGAGCGAGTACATGGCCTGGGTCAATGTCGCCGTGAAACTGGCGCAGAAGGCTGGGGCAATACCTTGGGATGTAGTGAATCTTCCCGGAATCACTGAGCGAACGTTCTTCGTTGGCGTAGACCTAGGTCACGACCACCGCGAAGGAAAAAGTGTTCCCGCGTTTTCCTTACACGAGTTCAGGGGCCGTCCAGTGAACTGTGTCACTCTCCGAAAGCGGGTTGGAAATGAGCGCTTAAGCCTGGGTGAGTTGAAAGAGGGCTTTAGCAAGCTTCTTCGAGGCAAGCGACCTGACCAAGTCGTTGTTCACCGAGATGGGCGATTCTTGGACGGCGAAGTGGACGACTTCATGATTGCTCTGAACGACCTGGGGATCCCCTGCGTGACCCTCCTGGCTGTAAAAAAGAGCAACCTGAGCATGGTGGCGGATGCTGAAGAGGGAACTGTGCTGGCACTGGATTCCCGGCGTTGCCTGCTCGTTACGAATACCCAGTCAGTTGTGGCGCGCCCCACTGAGCTGGAGGTCATGCATAGTGACCGTGCGGATTTATCTACACTGACAGAGCAAGTGTTCTGGCTGACACGGGTATTTATGAATAATGCTCAGCACGCAGGGGGTGACCCGTCTACCGTGGAGTGGGCCAACGGGATTGCCCGCACTGGAAAGCGAGTTCCCCTGGCCGGATGGCGAGCGTAA